In Procambarus clarkii isolate CNS0578487 chromosome 13, FALCON_Pclarkii_2.0, whole genome shotgun sequence, the following are encoded in one genomic region:
- the LOC138364391 gene encoding mucin-22-like, which yields MPTTTTVTTTPTTPTVIRTPTTTNVTTMPATTTAITTSSTTTSTTTTTTTTSTTSTTTTTSTSSTTTTTSTTSTTTSTTSTTTTTSTTSTTTTTSTTSTTTSATSTTTTTSTTSTTTTTSTTTTTTTTSTTSTTTTTSTTSTTTTSTTSTTTTTSTTSTTTSTTSTTTSTTSTTTTTSTTSATTTTSTTTTTTTTSTTSTTTTTSTTSTTTSTTSTTTTTSTTSTTTTTSTTTTTTTTTSTTTTTTTTSTTSTTTTTSTTTTTTKTHKETPTTTNVTTMPTTTTAITTSSTTTSTTTTTTTTSTTSTTTTTSTSSTTTTTSTTSTTTSTTSTTTTTSTTSTTTTTSTTSTTTSATSTTTTTSTTSTTTSTTSTTTTTSTTTTTTTTSTTSTTTTTSTTTTTTTSTTSTTTTTSTTSTTTSTTSTTTSTTSTTTTTSTTSTTTTSSTTTTTTTTSTTSTTTTTSTTSTTTTTSTTSTTTSATSTTTTTSTTSTTTTTSTTTTTTTTSTTSTTTTTSTTTTTTTSTTSTRTTTSTTSTTTSTTSATTSTTSTTTSTTSTTTTTSTTSRTTSTTTTTTTTSTTSTTTTTSTTSTTTSTTSTTTTTSTTTTTTTTSTTSTTTTTSTTTTTTKTHKDQHKDNYANCHYNFNYHNCHHDANYHHCHHNVKYYHCHPDANYHHCHPDANYHHCHPDENYDHYY from the exons ATGCCAACTACCACAACCGTcactacaacgccaactaccCCCACTGTCATcagaacgccaactaccaccaatgTCACAACAATGCCAGCTACCACTACTGCCATCACAACGTccagtacaaccactagtacaacaacaacaaccacaactaccagtacaacatcaacaaccacaaccaccagtacatcatcaacaacaacaaccactagtacaacatcaacaaccaccagcacaacatcaacaaccacaaccaccagcacaacatcaacaacaacaaccactagtacaacatcaacaaccaccagcgcaacatcaacaacaacaaccaccagcacaacatcaacaacaacaacaactagtacaacaacgacaacaacaacaaccagcacaacatcaacaacaacaaccactagtacaacatcgacaacaaccaccagcacaacatcaacaaccacaaccactagtacaacatcaacaaccaccagcacaacatcaacaaccaccagcacaacatcaacaaccacaaccaccagtacaacatcagcaacaacaaccactagtacaacaacgacaacaacaaccaccagcacaacatcaacaaccacaaccactagtacaacatcaacaaccaccagcacaacatcaacaaccacaaccaccagcacaacatcaacaacaacaaccactagtacaacaacgacaacaacaacaaccactagtacaacaacgacaacaacaacaaccagcacaacatcaacaaccacaaccactagtacaacaacgacaaccACCAAGACACATAAAGA aacgccaactaccaccaatgTCACAACAATGCCAACTACCACTACTGCCATCACAACGTccagtacaaccactagtacaacaacaacaaccacaactaccagtacaacatcaacaaccacaaccaccagtacatcatcaacaacaacaaccactagtacaacatcaacaaccactagcacaacatcaacaaccacaaccaccagcacaacatcaacaacaacaaccactagtacaacatcaacaaccaccagcgcaacatcaacaaccacaaccactagtacaacatcaacaaccaccagcacaacatcaacaacaacaacaactagtacaacaacgacaacaacaacaaccagcacaacatcaacaacaacaaccactagtacaacaacgacaacaaccaccagcacaacatcaacaaccacaaccactagtacaacatcaacaaccacgagcacaacatcaacaaccaccagcacaacatcaaccaccacaaccaccagtacaacatcaacaacaacaacctctagtacaacaacgacaacaacaaccaccagcacaacatcaacaaccacaaccactagtacaacatcaacaacaacaaccactagtacaacatcaacaaccaccagcgcaacatcaacaaccacaaccaccagcacaacatcaacaacaacaacaactagtacaacaacgacaacaacaacaaccagcacaacatcaacaacaacaaccactagtacaacaacgacaacaaccaccagcacaacatcaacaagaacaacaactagtacaacatcaacaaccaccagcacaacatcagcaaccaccagcacaacatcaacaaccaccagcacaacatcaacaaccacaaccaccagtacaacatcaagaaccactagtacaacaacgacaacaacaaccaccagcacaacatcaacaaccacaaccactagtacaacatcaacaaccaccagcacaacatcaacaacaacaaccactagtacaacaacgacaacaacaacaaccagcacaacatcaacaaccacaaccactagtacaacaacgacaaccACCAAGACACATAAAGA TCAACACAAAGACAACTACGCCAACTGTCACTACAACttcaactaccacaactgtcaccacgacgccaactaccaccactgtcaccataacGTCAAATACTACCACTGTCACCccgacgccaactaccaccactgtcaccccgacgccaactaccaccactgtcacccagacGAAAACTACGACCATTATTACTAA